The following DNA comes from Blattabacterium cuenoti.
AAAGTGGGAAGTAAATTATTAGAACAAATAGATCAACAAAAAAATTACTTATTGGAAGAATTAAAACTTCAAGTTAGAATTATAGGATTAGCTAATAGTAAAAAAATGTATTTTAATAATCATGGAATCCATTTAATTCATTGGAATAAACTTCTGAAACAAGAAGGAAAAAAAATGAACATATATTCTTTTATGGGAGAAGTGTGGAAATTTAATCTCCGAAATAGCTTGTTCGTTGATAATACGGCTAGTGAAGAAATGGCTATGACTTATGATAAATTTTTAAAAAATGGGATTGGTGTTATCACTTGCAATAAAATAGCTTGCTCATCTAATTATGAACATTATAAAAGATTGAAAATACTTTCTAGACATTTTAAAGCTCCTTTTTTATTTGAGACAAATGTAGGAGCTAGTCTCCCAGTTATTAGTACATTAAATGATCTCATCAACAGTGGGGATAAAATCAATAAAATAGAAGCAGTATTATCAGGTAGTTTAAATTTTATATTCAATCATTTTATAGGAAAAAAATCCTTTTTAGAAGTAGTACAAGAAGCTCAATCAAAAGGATATACAGAGCCTAATCCTTGTATTGACTTAAGTGGATTAGACGTCATGCGAAAAATACTTATTTTAGCAAGAGAATGTGGAGCTCCATTAGAACTAAGTGATATTCGTCATAAATCCTTTCTTCCTGAAACTTGTTCGAAAGCCACTTCTATAAATAATTTTTATAAAAAATTAGATGAATATAGAGATTATTTTTTTCAAATAAGAGATGAAGCAGAAAAAGAAAAAAAACGGTTACGTTTTATTGCACGTTATGAAAATGGAGAAGCTTCTGTGGGATTAGAATCTATTAAAGAAAACCATCCGTTTTTTCATTTAGAAGGAAAAGATAATATGGTTTTATATAATACATATCGTTACTCTGAACAACCTCTTATTATCAAAGGAGCGGGAGCTGGAGCAGAGGTTACTGCATCTGGAGTTTTTTCAGATATTATTAAAGCTACTAAATAAAAATCATGAACATGAAGGGGATAAAGATTTTTGCACCAGCTACTGTGGCTAATCTAGCTTGTGGGTTCGATGTAATTGGATTAGCTTTAGATTTTCCAAAAGACGAAATTTTTCTATATAAATCAAATAATCCAGGAATAAGAATCAATAGAATTGATGGGGCTTCATTGCCTAATGATCCAAAAAAAAATGTAGCTTTTGTCGCTTTACAATTTTTATTAAGTAAGTATCAACAAAAACAAAAATTTGAAAGATTTGAAAGAAAAAAAGAAATAGGATTTGAAATAGAATTAATAAAAAACATTCATCCTGGAAGTGGAATAGGATCTAGTGCCGCTAGTGCAGCTGGAGTCGTTTTTGGAGCTAATATTCTTCTAGGAAACCCTTTTAACACTAGACAACTAATACGTTTTGCCATGGAAGGAGAACGTGTAGCAAGTGGAACCGCCCATGCCGATAATGTTGCTCCTGCTATTATGGGAGGATTAACTTTGGTAAGAAGTTATAAGCCTTTAGATATTACTAGATTAAATGTACCTAATGAATTATGGATTAGTATAATCCATCCACAAATTGAAATAAGAACATCAGATGCAAGAGAAATATTAAAACAAAAGATATTAATGACCGATGCTATCCGACAATGGGGAAATATAGGAGCATTAGTAGCAGGACTATATCAAGAAGATTATGGATTGATAAGTAGGTCACTAGAAGATGTTATTGTGGAACCTATCCGAGCTATGCTTATTCCATCATTTTATGAATTAAAAATAAAATGTAAAGAAATAGGAGCTTTAGGAGGAGGAATATCTGGTTCAGGCCCTTCTGTTTTTATGTTGAGTAAAGGAAATCATACAGCTAAAAAAGTCACTGAAGTAATGAATCTCGTTTATTCTCCACTAAAAGTAGACTATAAAACTTACACTTCTCCTATTAATAGAAAAGGAGTTAAGTGGTCTAAAATTATTTAAATAAAATAAATATGTTGTATCATAGTTTAGAAAATCGTTATAAAAATCTAATATCTTTTGAAGATGCTGTATTAAAAGGGTTATCTCCAGATGGTAGTTTATATATTCCGGTATCTATTCCAAAATTAGATACAAAATTTATTCATAAACTTAAAAGTTATGATATTGATACAATTGCTATGTCGATTATAAGTCCTTATATTGGTAAATCTATTCCAGAGGAAGTCATTTATCGCATTATTCATAATACTTTAAATTTTTCTTTTCCATTGAAAAAAATTCATGATCATATTCATGTATTAGAACTTTTCCATGGCCCTACTTTAGCTTTTAAAGATCTAGGAGCTCAATTTATGGCAGAATGTTTAAGTTTTTTTTCAAGAAAAAAAGAAAAAAATGTAACCGTTTTAGTAGCGACTTCAGGAGATACTGGAGGAGCGGTAGCTAAAGGATTTCATAAAAAAACAGGAATAGAAGTTATAATTTTATATCCATATAATGGAATAAGCTGTTTGCAAAAAAAACAAATTACTTCTCTAGGAGACAACATATTAGCTTTAGAAATTCATGGAAATTTTGATGATTGTCAAAATATGGTTAAAAAAGCTTTCCTCGATAAGGAAATCCAAAAAAAATACATATTAACTACTGCTAACTCTATTAATATATCCAGATGGCTTCCACAAATGTTTTATTATTTTTTAGCTTATAGACAAATAAAAATAGAAAATCCTATAGAATTAATTTTTTCAGTTCCTAGTGGAAATTTTGGTAATATTTGTGCAGGAATGATGGCTGAAAAAATGGGATTACCAATAAAATTTTTTATTGCTTCCACAAATATTAATGATACTATCCCTAGATTTTTAAAATCTGAAAAATATCATCCTTATTCAGTAAAAAAAACTATATCAAATGCTATGGATATAGCTAATCCAAGCAATTTTTCTAGAATATGGAGTTTCTTATATAAAAAAAATATGTATCAATTAAGAAAAAAACTATGTTCTTATCAATTTACAGATGAAGAAACATTATCTATTATAAAAACGGTATGGAAAAAATATAAATATATTCTTGATCCTCATGGAGCTATCGGTTATTTAGGATTAACACAATATCTACAAGAAACTAAAAATAATTCGTCCAAAACAGCTATATTTTTAGAAACTGCTCATCCTATTAAATTTGCAGATCATATACCACCTTTTTTACGAAAAAAAATTATTATTCCTAATAAATTGAAACTTTTTTTAGAAACGAAACATAAAATAAAAAAAACATCATTATCCAATAATTTTAATATTTTTAAAAGTTGGTTACTAGAAAGAAAGTAAAATGAAAATAAATTCAATCAAATAGCCACATTACCCTTAATATGAGGATAAGGTTTATAGTTTTTCAATTGAAAATCTTCAAAAGAAAATTCAAAAATATTTTTTATCTCAGGATTAAGAATTACTTTTGGAAGTGATTTTGGAATTCTGTTCAT
Coding sequences within:
- a CDS encoding homoserine kinase; protein product: MKGIKIFAPATVANLACGFDVIGLALDFPKDEIFLYKSNNPGIRINRIDGASLPNDPKKNVAFVALQFLLSKYQQKQKFERFERKKEIGFEIELIKNIHPGSGIGSSAASAAGVVFGANILLGNPFNTRQLIRFAMEGERVASGTAHADNVAPAIMGGLTLVRSYKPLDITRLNVPNELWISIIHPQIEIRTSDAREILKQKILMTDAIRQWGNIGALVAGLYQEDYGLISRSLEDVIVEPIRAMLIPSFYELKIKCKEIGALGGGISGSGPSVFMLSKGNHTAKKVTEVMNLVYSPLKVDYKTYTSPINRKGVKWSKII
- the thrC gene encoding threonine synthase, which encodes MLYHSLENRYKNLISFEDAVLKGLSPDGSLYIPVSIPKLDTKFIHKLKSYDIDTIAMSIISPYIGKSIPEEVIYRIIHNTLNFSFPLKKIHDHIHVLELFHGPTLAFKDLGAQFMAECLSFFSRKKEKNVTVLVATSGDTGGAVAKGFHKKTGIEVIILYPYNGISCLQKKQITSLGDNILALEIHGNFDDCQNMVKKAFLDKEIQKKYILTTANSINISRWLPQMFYYFLAYRQIKIENPIELIFSVPSGNFGNICAGMMAEKMGLPIKFFIASTNINDTIPRFLKSEKYHPYSVKKTISNAMDIANPSNFSRIWSFLYKKNMYQLRKKLCSYQFTDEETLSIIKTVWKKYKYILDPHGAIGYLGLTQYLQETKNNSSKTAIFLETAHPIKFADHIPPFLRKKIIIPNKLKLFLETKHKIKKTSLSNNFNIFKSWLLERK